The Sphingomonas crocodyli genome contains the following window.
AAACCTTCGGAGCAGACCCCGCTCTCGCTCCAGCGGCTGATGGAGCTGATCACCGCGTCGGATATCCCGCCTGGCGTCGTCAACATGGTCAATGGAACCGGACCGGTGACAGGCAAGGCGTTGATCGAACATGCCGGGATCGACGTGATTTCGTTCACCGGCGGAACGGCGACGGGCCGCACGGTGATGGCGGCCGCCGCACAGAGGCTGCGCCCGGTCGCGACCGAGCTTGGCGGAAAATCGGCGAACATCGTCTTTGCCGACGCCGATTTCGAACGCGCGCTCGACGGCACATTGTTCGCTGCCTTCGCCAATAATGGTGAGGCGTGCCTTGCCGGTTCGCGCATCCTGATCCAGCGGTCGATCGCCGATCGGTTCCTCGCCGCCTTCATCGATCGCACGAAGGCGATCCGGGTCGGCGATCCGATGAACCCCGCGACCGAGATGGGCCCGGTGATTAGCGCCGCGCACAAGGCGCGGATCCTCGCTTATCTCGATCAGGCCCAGCATAGCGGATGCAAGGTGCTGACCGGCGGCGGCGATGCCGGGCAGGCGAAGGGCTTCTATCTCGATCCCATCGCCGTCCTCGCGCCCAGCAACAGGCTGCCCGTCTGTCAGGACGAAATCTTCGGTCCCTTCGTGACCGTGACCCTGTTCGACACCGAAGACGAAGCCTTCGCGATCGCCAATGACAGCCCCTTCGGACTCGCATCCTATCTGTGGACCGGCAATCTCGGCACCGCGATGCGCGGCATGCGCGCGATCCGGGCGGGGACGACCTGGGTTAACACGCCGCTGCTGCGCGATCTGCGCGCGGGCTTCGGTGGCTTCGGCGATTCCGGTGTCGGGCGCGAAAGCGGGCGCGGCTCGCTGCAGATGTTCACGCAGGAAAAGGCGACGATCATCGGCGACGGCACTGGCTTCATCCCGCGCATGGGGGTGTCGGCATGACCGAACCGGCGATGCTGCTCGACATGGCCGATCGCTTCGATGCGCGCCATTGCGCGCTGGTGATCGTCGACATGCAGAAGGATTTCTGCCTGCCCGGCTTCGGCGCGGCAAAGGCGGGGCGCGATCTTTCCGCCGCGCAGCGGGTGGCGCCGGTGCTGGCCGGCCTGCTCGCCGCCGCGCGCCAGGCGGGCGTGTTCGTCGCGCATGTCGGTTTCTGGACCTTGCCCGATCATGCGAGCGATTCCGGCCCCTGGCTGGCGCAGCGGCGGCGTTCGACCGCATCGGCCGACAATCTGTGCATCGCCGATACCGAAGGCGCCGATTTCATCGATGAACTCGCGCCGATCCCCGGCGAAGGGGTCGTCCGCAAGCATCGCTACAGCGCCTTCACCGGCACCGACCTCGATCTGCTGCTGCGGGCGCGCGGCATACGCAGCCTCGTGATCGGCGGGGTTTCGACCAATGCCTGCATCGAAAGCACGCTGCGGGCCGGGTTCGAACTCGATTATTATATCTGCGTGCCGCCCGAGGCGGTCGGATCGTGGAGCCAGCCGCTCCATGAGGCCACCCTTGCCAATGTCGATCATCGCTTCGGCGTGACGCTGCCCGCGTCGCAGGTCGAGGCGATCTGGGCACGTGCCCCCCACAGCAAAGGATGATGATGACTTCTGCCGATCCCTACGCCGCTTTGTCCGGGCTGACCGCCGCCGCGGCGCGCTTCACCGTCGGCTTGCGTTTCGACGATATCGATGCCGAAACCCTGCGGCTTGCGCGGCGCTGCGTGCTCGATGGGCTGGGCGTGGCGCTGGCGGGCAGCGAACAGCATGGCATGGCGCCGCTGCGCCGCTTCATCGAACGGCAGGGCGGCGTTGCCGAGGCGCGGTTGCTGGGCAGCCCGCGTGGTGCGCTGCCCGCGCATCTGGCCGCCTTGTGGTTCGGCACCGCCGGCCATGCGATGGACTGGGACGATACCCAGCTCGCCGAAGGGCCGGGCCGCCCTTACGGCCTGCTGATGCATCCCACGATGCCGCCGCTCGCCGCGTCGCTGGCGGCCGCCGAACTGGTGCTGGTCGAAACCGGCGTGCCGGTCGACGGCAAGCGGATGCTCACCGCCTTCTGCGCGGGTTTCGAAGTCGGCTGCAAGATTGCCGAAGCGATCACGCCCGATCATTATATGCGCGGCTTCCACACGTCGGGCACGATCGGCACCTTCGCGGCGACGGCAGCGGCGGCGAACATGCTCGGCCTCGATGAAAAGACCACCGCGCAGGCGCTCGGCATCGCCGCATCCTCGGCATCGGGCGTGCGCGCGAACTTCGGCACGATGACCAAGCCGCTCCACGTCGGTCGCGCCGCGCAGAACGGCATCAATGCCGCGCTGCTGGCGCGCGAAGGCTTCAGCGCGAATGAAGAGGCGCTCGACGGGCGCTGGGGGTATCTGGCGATCGCGGGGCCGGGCGGCGAGCCCGCTCTCGTGCGCGATCGCTTCGGCGCGCCGCACACGATGGCCAGCCCCGGCGTCAGCATCAAACCCTATCCGTCCGGCGTGCTCACTCATCCCAGCATGGATGCGATGCGCGCGCTGATGGCGAAGAACGGCCTAGCCCCGGTGGACATCGCGCACGTCACATTGCTGGCGGGTTCGAACGTGCTCGGTCCGATCCGTTTCCAGCGCGCGATGACCGAGCTGGAAGGCAAGTTCAGCTTCCAGTTTCTGCTGTCGGCGATCATCCTGCGCGGCAAGGCGGGCAAGGCCGAGTTCACCGATGCCTTCGTCGCTTCGGACGAATGTCAGGATATGCAGGGCCGCATCGAAACCCGCTTCGATCAGGGGATCGAGGATATGGGCTGGGACAAGATCCGCTCGCGGATCGAGGTTCGCACGACTGATGGTCGCGAGATCGTCGAATGGGCCGATGAACGCTATCGTGGCGGACCGGATTATCCGCTGACCGATGCCGAGCTGGAGGAAAAGGCGCGCGATTGCGCGGCTGGCCTTCTGGACGAGGATCGGCTGGACCGGCTGTTCGGCCATGTCTGGGCGCTCGAAACGCTGCCCGACGTGGGGGTTTTGTTCGACGATCTGTGCTGGATGGACGCCTGATATGGACCTGAAACTTGCCGGGC
Protein-coding sequences here:
- a CDS encoding aldehyde dehydrogenase, producing MQLPHVTSFIGGLSIARGDDPMPVIGPAAGEPVAMLHQADAGEVGLAVASARDAWQNWRNVSVAARQTMLRRLADMIEANLDILAELETRTMGLPIRQTRMMADRAAGIYRFFAEFAGQHPEEMYRQERGYTTLVAREPVGVVGLISPWNAPLLLSSMKIAGALAFGNTCVLKPSEQTPLSLQRLMELITASDIPPGVVNMVNGTGPVTGKALIEHAGIDVISFTGGTATGRTVMAAAAQRLRPVATELGGKSANIVFADADFERALDGTLFAAFANNGEACLAGSRILIQRSIADRFLAAFIDRTKAIRVGDPMNPATEMGPVISAAHKARILAYLDQAQHSGCKVLTGGGDAGQAKGFYLDPIAVLAPSNRLPVCQDEIFGPFVTVTLFDTEDEAFAIANDSPFGLASYLWTGNLGTAMRGMRAIRAGTTWVNTPLLRDLRAGFGGFGDSGVGRESGRGSLQMFTQEKATIIGDGTGFIPRMGVSA
- a CDS encoding cysteine hydrolase family protein, with protein sequence MTEPAMLLDMADRFDARHCALVIVDMQKDFCLPGFGAAKAGRDLSAAQRVAPVLAGLLAAARQAGVFVAHVGFWTLPDHASDSGPWLAQRRRSTASADNLCIADTEGADFIDELAPIPGEGVVRKHRYSAFTGTDLDLLLRARGIRSLVIGGVSTNACIESTLRAGFELDYYICVPPEAVGSWSQPLHEATLANVDHRFGVTLPASQVEAIWARAPHSKG
- a CDS encoding MmgE/PrpD family protein; protein product: MMMTSADPYAALSGLTAAAARFTVGLRFDDIDAETLRLARRCVLDGLGVALAGSEQHGMAPLRRFIERQGGVAEARLLGSPRGALPAHLAALWFGTAGHAMDWDDTQLAEGPGRPYGLLMHPTMPPLAASLAAAELVLVETGVPVDGKRMLTAFCAGFEVGCKIAEAITPDHYMRGFHTSGTIGTFAATAAAANMLGLDEKTTAQALGIAASSASGVRANFGTMTKPLHVGRAAQNGINAALLAREGFSANEEALDGRWGYLAIAGPGGEPALVRDRFGAPHTMASPGVSIKPYPSGVLTHPSMDAMRALMAKNGLAPVDIAHVTLLAGSNVLGPIRFQRAMTELEGKFSFQFLLSAIILRGKAGKAEFTDAFVASDECQDMQGRIETRFDQGIEDMGWDKIRSRIEVRTTDGREIVEWADERYRGGPDYPLTDAELEEKARDCAAGLLDEDRLDRLFGHVWALETLPDVGVLFDDLCWMDA